From a region of the Haematobia irritans isolate KBUSLIRL chromosome 4, ASM5000362v1, whole genome shotgun sequence genome:
- the LOC142235852 gene encoding uncharacterized protein LOC142235852 — MDVATCPPRWTLLSRDVEDNIVSLTNNGYSSRKIAIRVQKRQNATPKEQIRGRRKLLTEADARLMMAEIRQNKSVTPKNTTVAKSKQVSECTASAPQHWLCFSFKKNKPALSEKNQKARMKFAREHNNWTTDDWKGVIWSDESKFNRFQSEGKQYCCRRPGDTIQRHHVKHGGGSIMVWGCFTWWHIGPLQKIDGIMKKEDYLAILQTHLPEFVAKSAYPEDEVVFQ, encoded by the exons ATGGATGTAGCAACATGTCCTCCTAGGTGGACACTG ttATCGCGCGATGTGGAGGACAATATAGTTTCCTTAACTAATAATGGGTATTCTTCGCGGAAAATAGCCATTCGTGTCCAAAAAAGACAAAATGCTACTCCCAAAGAGCAAATCAGAGGCCGCCGAAAACTATTGACCGAAGCGGACGCTCGCCTTATGATGGCAGAAATAAGGCAGAACAAGTCCGTAACGCCGAAAAATACTACAGTTGCCAAAAGTAAGCAAGTTAGTGAATGTACAGCGAGTGCTCCACAACATTGGTTATGTTTcagctttaaaaaaaataaacctgcATTGTCCGAAAAGAATCAAAAAGCGCGAATGAAGTTTGCAAGAGAGCATAACAATTGGACGACAGATGACTGGAAAGGTGTTATCTGGTCagatgaatcaaaatttaaccGTTTCCAATCGGAGGGTAAACAATATTGCTGCCGTCGTCCCGGTGATACCATTCAACGTCACCATGTTAAGCATGGTGGTGGAAGCATCATGGTTTGGGGCTGCTTCACTTGGTGGCACATTGGGCCATTGCAGAAAATTGATGGTATAATGAAGAAGGAAGACTACCTCGCCATTTTGCAGACTCATCTTCCCGAGTTTGTTGCCAAGAGTGCCTATCCTGAAGATGAAGTCGTATTTCAATAG